GTGTTTTTATGCATGCCAAAACTTAGATAAAATAACACGATGAAACTATAGTAATAAAGATAACTCCATGAGATTTTTTTGCTTTTTCTTATTTTTTCTAACCTTTTCAAACGCACAGATAATGATGACTTTTGATTCTCAAACTAACGCCAAGCTCTCGCGCTCTAACGAACAGCTCTCAGACATGCTTTATAAACTCAATGAAAGTTTAAGAATCTATCAAAATGTGCTTTCCAACAACCAGGATCAGCTTAAAGAAATCAAAAAGGCTAACAGCACTCTAACCAGCCAAAGGCGTTTTTTTAACGCTAGCCAAATCCGCCTTATGGACACTGATGCGTTATTGAAACAGAGCGCTTTGGAATTAGAAAAATTACAAGCTTTAGAAAAACGCTTAAAAGAGGGCATGGAACAAGAACGCTTAATAGAAGAATCTCAAACGCTTTTTTTACAAGAGCATTGCCCTTATTTGAGCGGCGTTAAGAATTTAGAAGAGGCTTCAAACGCTTTAGAAGTCCAAGAGCAAAACAACGCCCTTTTCTTACTCAAAGAGCCTAAACTCGCCCGTTTGCTCTCACGATTGGATTTGATGAGCGCTTTAAACGCCTTATGCGATCAAGTTTTAGAAAACCAAGCCCATAACCAACAATCCCATAACAAAACCCTAGAATACAACGCTCTTATGAACCATGATTTTCAAGCCTATAAAGCCATGCGTTTGAAAAAATTTACAAACAAGCTTCAAAGCCAAATCCGAGCTAAAGAAGACGCCCTAAAAACCTTTTTACCCTTAGAAAAACGCCTGGAAACTTTAAAAACGCATTTTTTATGCGATAAAGAAAATCTAAAATCATGCGCTAACCAATTGCACCAACGCTACCAAAACGCCCTCATAGAACGAGACAAAGAATTAAAAAACGCTAAAAATAATAAAGAAAAGCATGCTTTAATCTTAGCCAATTACGAGCATACGCTAAAAACCTTGAATATAGAATTTTTAAGCGAATTGAGTAAGCAAATGGCGTTTTTGAATGAAACCATGGCACTAAACGCCCGAGTTTTAGCCCTTTTAGCCAAACAACAGGCTAAAAAGCCCTTCCATTTGAGCGGTGGCTTGAGCGGTGGAAAAGCTCTTATTAAAAATATCCGTTTAGATCCGCATGGGTTCCCTAGCTTTGAAAATTTTAAACAAGAGTGAGTTTTTAAAAAAGCAACTAAATTAGGCTATAGGCGTAAAAACCTTAAACAATCACGCCCCCGCCAAGCAAGATGTCATCTTTATAAACGACCAAGGCTTGCCCTTTAGCCACGCCATAAAAAGGCTCTTTGAACTCCACTTCAATCGTTTCATCTTTGAGACTGACAAACGCTTTAGCAGGCACGCTCCTGTAACGAGCTTTGATAAAATATTCACCATCTTTAAAATCTTTCATTAAAGATTTGTTTTTGGCCTTGAGGAAACGCGTGGCTAAATCTTCTTTTTTGCCCACAATTAGCTCGTTCTTTTTAGCGTCAATCCCCACCACAAAATGCGGCTCTAACGCTCCTTTAATGCTAAAGCCTTTGCGTTTGCCAATCGTGTATTGCATATAGCCCTTATGCGTGCCAATGACTTCGCCTTGCAAGTTTTTCACCACGCCCTCTTTTTCCACCTCAACATGCTTTTTTAAAGTGTCAATATAGCTTTTTTCCACAAAGCAAATTTCTTGAGATTCCTTATAAGTCTCTAGAGTGCCTAAAAAAGGCATCGCATTCAAGGCTAAAGGCTTAATATCCTTTTTCAACAAATCCCCTAAAGGGAACACCAGTTTAGCGATAACTTCATGCTCTAAAGCGTATAAAAAATAGCTCTGATCTTTAGTTTTATCCAAAGCCTCTTGAATATAACTCACCTTGTCAATTTCTTTGACTCTCGCATAATGCCCGGTAGCGATCTTTTCACACCCTAATTTTAAAGCGTGTTCTAAAGCTAGCCCAAACTTCATTAAAGGGTTGCACAACGCGCAAGGGTTTGGGGTTTGCCCTTCTTCATAAGCACTGATAAATTCATCATAAACCGCACTCTTAAAATCCTTTTGAAAATCCAACACCTCTAAAGGAATGCCTAAAAACTCGCACGCTTGTTGAGCGTTTTTAATGTATAAATCATGCTTTTTTTCACTCGCATGGAGTTTTAAATAAATCCCCACTAATTCATGCCCTTGCTCTTTTAAGCTATAAGCACTATAAGAGCTATCCACCCCCCCACTGAGTAATACCGCTATTTTCATTTTTAATCTTTCATTCAATGAGTTATAGCTCATAGTCTAGCGCAAAAACCATTCATAACCACCTTTTTTAACCATTGGCATGCTAAAATACCTAAAGATTTTTAAAAATCGCATCAAAACGCATGGAGAAAATAAGGGCAATGGCCAAAATTGAATTGTTAGCCAAATTCACGCAAATCGCGCTCCCCAACAGCCACCCTTTATTGAAAAAAGTTTTAAACTACGCTAAAAAACACTTCAGCCAGTGCCACATGCTCTCTTCATCGTTACTCATTTTAAACGATACGGAATGCTTCAAAAAAAACTACTTGCTTAATTGGGTCTATCATGCCCTTGAATGCGCGCATGAAAAAGATATTAGCCAATATTCATTAGAAGAGATTTTACAAAAAAGCCACCTGCCCATACGCATCAAAATCATGGCTCAAAACACGCTTTTAGAAAAAATAGAAGTGAAAGTTTTAACCTTTGGGGCAGAATATGTGCTTTTTATCACCAAACACCCTATCGCCAAGCGGTTTTTACGCCAAAAATTTAGTGGCTATGTGTTTTTAGAAACCCAAGATGAATTGCATATAAGAGGCGATTCAGAGCGTTTTTGGGAACTCATTGTAACGCTCAATGAAAATAAGATCGTCCATAACGCATGCTTGAATTTCATCTATCCTAATGGCTTTGGTAAGGACAGCTACACTACTTTGGCTGAGCGCAAATTAAGGGAATGCTATAAAGCGTTAGGTTTTATCAAGCATGAAAATTTCAGCGAGGTGAAAAAGCGCTATTTAGAATTGGCTAAAACCTACCACCCTGATTTATGCGATCTAAAAGAAAACAAGGCTCTTTATGCCAAACGCTTTGCTATCATTCAAGAAGCCTATCGCCACATTAAAAAACACGCTTAAACCCCTAAACTAGCCCTAATCGCGCTAGAAGAAATCGGTGCATCAATGCCTTTTAAAGAGAAATAACGCCCCTTAAATTGGATTTCTTCATAGCCAATCCTTTCAAAAACCACTAATTCCACCCTTTTTAAAAGCTCTTTGGCGTTAGTCCAAGAAGAAAGATGCCTTAAACAATCCGCCCCTATGACTAAATAAAGCGTTTGGGGGCGATAGAGTTTTTGAAAATGAAGCGCGCTTTCTATTGTAGGCACAGCCCTTTCTTGCTTGATTTCAAAATCGCTCAATAGCACCCTATCTATTCCCTTTAAAGCTGATTCCAATTCTTTAAAACGGGTTTGCGCGTCCAAAAAACATGGCTTTTTGAAAGGGTTTTGATAAGCGGGTAAGACAATCAGCTCAGCGGATGGCAATAATTCTAAAGTTTGATCAATGATGGCTAAATGAGCCTTGTGCAAAGGGTCAAAACTCCCTCCATAGAGCGCTAATTCTTTGTATTTTAAGACGCTATTCATTGTGTTCAAAGCTAGACGCCTTAGTCAATTTAGCGAATTTAACCCCTCTAAGCCCCCCGATTTCTAATTGCAAGCGTTGGATTTCAAGCGAATTACCTTGTAAAATAATCGTCTCTAAACAATTATGCTCATCCATGTGAATGTGCGTGGTGCATAAAACATGCGTCCCGCTGGCATGCTGGATGTCTATCATGCGCTGGTTTAATTCCCTTTGGTGGTGATCATAAATCACCACAAGCACGGCGATTTTACTCCCATCATCAGGATTGTCTTCTGCCCAATTGTCTTCTACTAATTTTTCTCTGATCATGTCGCGCACTAATTCTGATCGAGAAGAATAGCCGTTTTTAATGATGCGGTTGTCCAATTCGTCTAATAAATTTTGTTGTAAAGAAACCGAAAAGCGGATGATTGAATCGTCTTTATTGGGTGTATCCATTGAAAAAAGTCCTTTTTTGGCATGAGTCTGTTAAAAGCCGCTCATGCTAGTATTATTGAATTAATTTAAAATTAACAATTATAATACAAACTGGATTTAAATGGTTGGTCATAAGAGCGTTTGAATTTGATTGTAATTACCAAGTCAATTATAATTGACTTGTTATTATTAAAACAATATAATCAACAATACAACATTCTTTTATCATTTTGGAGCATTTATGCGAACGAATGCTTCTTAAAGAGCGCATGCTCTTAGAGTATGGCTGTATTGCATGTTGCTTTAATCTTAAGGGAATTATTCTATCATAGACAAGGAGTTTTTATGGGCGGTTTTTCAACGGAAATGTTGAAAGGTTATGTGGATGTATTTGTTTTTGCGGTGCTTGGCGTGGCCAGTTTTTTAGCTTTGTGGTTTGTGATTGAAAGGGTTATTTTTTATTCTAAAGTCAATTTGAAAGCTTATGATGATATAGATGCCCTCAATTTGGATTTAACCAAGAATCTAACCATTCTCTATGTGATTTATTCTAACGCGCCTTATGTGGGCTTATTGGGAACGGTTTTAGGGATTATGGTGATTTTCTATGACATGGGCGTGAGTGGCGGGATGGACGCTAAAACGATCATGGTAGGTTTGTCTTTAGCTTTAAAAGCGACCGCTCTAGGGCTTGCAGTAGCGATCCCTACGCTGATTGCATATAATGGCTTATTGAGAAAATCCGATGTGTTGAGTGAAAAATTCAGGATCATGAAAAAATGAAAAGCATCAGAAGAGGCGATGGGCTGAATATTGTCCCTTTTATTGATATCATGCTCGTTTTGCTAGCGATTGTGTTAAGCGTTTCTACTTTTATCGCGCAAGGTAAGATTAAAGTCAATCTCCCTAACGCTAAAAATGCGGAAAAATCCCAGTCAAACGATCAAAAAGTGGTAGTCATCTCTGTGGATGAGCATGACAATATTTTCGTAGATGACAAACCGACGAGTTTAGAAGCTTTGAGCGCTGTAGTCAAACAAACAGATCCTAAAACCCTTATAGACTTAAAAAGTGACAAAAGCTCTCGTTTTGAAACTTTTATCAGCATTATGGATATTTTAAAAGAGCATAATCATGAAAATTTCTCCATCTCCACAGAAGCTAAGTAAAGTCTCAACGAGTGTTAGCTTTTTAATCTCTTTTGCCCTATACGCTATAGGGTTTGGTTATTTTTTGCTGCGCGAAGAGGCCCCAGCGCCTTTAGCACAAGCTGGCACCACTAAGGTTACCATGAGTTTAGCCAGCATTAACACTAATTCCAATACAAAGACCAATGCTGAATCGGCTAAGCCCAAAGAAGAGCCTAAAGAAAAACCCAAGAAAGAAGAGCCAAAAAAAGAAGAACCCAAAAAAGAGGTTTCAAAGCCTAAACCTAAACCTAAACCAAAACCCAAACCCAAACCCAAACCCAAACCCGAGCCTAAGCCAAAATCTGAGCCCAAGCCTGAGCCTAAAGTTGAAGAGGTTAAAAAAGAAGAGCCAAAAAAAGAAGAACCCAAAAAAGAAGAAGCTAAAGAGGAAGCTAAAGAAAAAAGCGCTCCTAAACAAGTAACGACTAAGGATATAGTCAAAGAAAAAGACAAGCAAGAAGAGTCTAATAAGACTTCTGAGGGTGCGACTTCTGAAGCTCAAGCTTATAACCCAGGGGTGAGCAACGAATTTTTAATGAAGATCCAAACCGCTATTTCTTCTAAAAACCGCTACCCTAAAATGGCGCAGATTAGGGGCATTGAGGGCGAAGTGTTAGTGAGCTTTGTGATCAATCCTGATGGGAGCGTTACGGACATTAAAGTAGTCAAAAGCAACACGACGGATATTTTAAACCATGCGGCTTTAGAGGCCATTAAAAACGCAGCGCATTTATTCCCTAAACCAGAAGAAACCGTGCATCTAAAAATCCCTATCGCTTATAGCTTGAAAGAAGACTAGCTAGTCTTTCTTTTAAAGGCGGTTTTTAAGCCTTAAAAGTTGAATCAAATCCCCATTTTTCCCAATTTACAAAAAAATCTCTGAAATTTAGAGCTAAAATTAGCCATATAAAATTCCATTTATTGCTTATTGCTCTCTCTTTCTCTCATAGCTTCATTATCAAGGGCTAAAAGATGACGGGTTTTATATGAGTGCGGGCTATCAAATCAGCGAAGCGGTTCAAATGGTGAAAAACACCAAAGCGATACAGGATCTTGCAGACCAATAAATACGATAGCTTAAGCGGTCTTTCAAACCAATACAATCGCTTAAATTCCTTAGCCAATCCAGGTTATCCGCAAAAGCATGAAAGCCTTTTGCAAACAACTTCTTTAATTTTGTTTTTAAGAAAACGCTTTTTAACTTTTTTTCATTTTCTTTTCTATGAAGATATTCAAGCATTCTATGAGTAAGGCAAAACCAATGCCCGCATACAAATAGTTTTTATTGATGTGCAAATGCAAGCCTTCTAGAAACAAGCTCACGCCCACAACGAGCAAAAACACTAAAGCTAGAGTTTTAACACGGTAGTGTTTTTCAACAAAATCGCCAATGATTTTGGAAAAAAACATCATCACTATTACGGATAAAATAATGGCAACGACCATGATTTCTAAATGCTTGGCAAGACCAATAGCCGTGATCACAGAGTCTAAAGAAAAGACAATGTCTAAAAACATGATTTCTATTAAAGTGATGAAAAAGCCAAACGCTTTTTCTTGGTGTTTTTCTCCTTTAGGATAAATCTGATCTTTTAATTCCACTAACGCTTTAAAAGCTAAAAACACCCCCCCTAAAAGCAACACCACA
This region of Helicobacter pylori genomic DNA includes:
- the nikR gene encoding nickel-responsive transcriptional regulator NikR, producing the protein MDTPNKDDSIIRFSVSLQQNLLDELDNRIIKNGYSSRSELVRDMIREKLVEDNWAEDNPDDGSKIAVLVVIYDHHQRELNQRMIDIQHASGTHVLCTTHIHMDEHNCLETIILQGNSLEIQRLQLEIGGLRGVKFAKLTKASSFEHNE
- the exbB gene encoding TonB-system energizer ExbB, with the translated sequence MGGFSTEMLKGYVDVFVFAVLGVASFLALWFVIERVIFYSKVNLKAYDDIDALNLDLTKNLTILYVIYSNAPYVGLLGTVLGIMVIFYDMGVSGGMDAKTIMVGLSLALKATALGLAVAIPTLIAYNGLLRKSDVLSEKFRIMKK
- the mnmA gene encoding tRNA 2-thiouridine(34) synthase MnmA, with protein sequence MKIAVLLSGGVDSSYSAYSLKEQGHELVGIYLKLHASEKKHDLYIKNAQQACEFLGIPLEVLDFQKDFKSAVYDEFISAYEEGQTPNPCALCNPLMKFGLALEHALKLGCEKIATGHYARVKEIDKVSYIQEALDKTKDQSYFLYALEHEVIAKLVFPLGDLLKKDIKPLALNAMPFLGTLETYKESQEICFVEKSYIDTLKKHVEVEKEGVVKNLQGEVIGTHKGYMQYTIGKRKGFSIKGALEPHFVVGIDAKKNELIVGKKEDLATRFLKAKNKSLMKDFKDGEYFIKARYRSVPAKAFVSLKDETIEVEFKEPFYGVAKGQALVVYKDDILLGGGVIV
- a CDS encoding energy transducer TonB; the encoded protein is MKISPSPQKLSKVSTSVSFLISFALYAIGFGYFLLREEAPAPLAQAGTTKVTMSLASINTNSNTKTNAESAKPKEEPKEKPKKEEPKKEEPKKEVSKPKPKPKPKPKPKPKPKPEPKPKSEPKPEPKVEEVKKEEPKKEEPKKEEAKEEAKEKSAPKQVTTKDIVKEKDKQEESNKTSEGATSEAQAYNPGVSNEFLMKIQTAISSKNRYPKMAQIRGIEGEVLVSFVINPDGSVTDIKVVKSNTTDILNHAALEAIKNAAHLFPKPEETVHLKIPIAYSLKED
- a CDS encoding J domain-containing protein: MAKIELLAKFTQIALPNSHPLLKKVLNYAKKHFSQCHMLSSSLLILNDTECFKKNYLLNWVYHALECAHEKDISQYSLEEILQKSHLPIRIKIMAQNTLLEKIEVKVLTFGAEYVLFITKHPIAKRFLRQKFSGYVFLETQDELHIRGDSERFWELIVTLNENKIVHNACLNFIYPNGFGKDSYTTLAERKLRECYKALGFIKHENFSEVKKRYLELAKTYHPDLCDLKENKALYAKRFAIIQEAYRHIKKHA
- a CDS encoding TerC family protein gives rise to the protein MEFLSSLLDALSTTHGIVSLTTLTLLEIILGIDNIIFITVMVYKLPKHQQNKARILGLGLAMFARIGLLGGLFFISHLQKPLFTLISMSFSWRDVVLLLGGVFLAFKALVELKDQIYPKGEKHQEKAFGFFITLIEIMFLDIVFSLDSVITAIGLAKHLEIMVVAIILSVIVMMFFSKIIGDFVEKHYRVKTLALVFLLVVGVSLFLEGLHLHINKNYLYAGIGFALLIECLNIFIEKKMKKS
- the nadD gene encoding nicotinate (nicotinamide) nucleotide adenylyltransferase, yielding MNSVLKYKELALYGGSFDPLHKAHLAIIDQTLELLPSAELIVLPAYQNPFKKPCFLDAQTRFKELESALKGIDRVLLSDFEIKQERAVPTIESALHFQKLYRPQTLYLVIGADCLRHLSSWTNAKELLKRVELVVFERIGYEEIQFKGRYFSLKGIDAPISSSAIRASLGV
- the exbD gene encoding TonB system transport protein ExbD, producing the protein MKSIRRGDGLNIVPFIDIMLVLLAIVLSVSTFIAQGKIKVNLPNAKNAEKSQSNDQKVVVISVDEHDNIFVDDKPTSLEALSAVVKQTDPKTLIDLKSDKSSRFETFISIMDILKEHNHENFSISTEAK